The sequence GTACACATACACCCAAACATATCAGTAATTATACACTAAACAGACATTTACTAAACTGTCATATTAAAGAATAAGACAGACAAAACGGATTACAAACAAAACTCAATTAAGTGCTGTTTACAAGAGACTTACTTTAACGTTTCTACAGATAAGCcaaaagtaaaaatacagaaaaagacaTATAATGCAGTACACTGACTACAAGAAAGCCAGTTGGCTATATTAAGATCAAGTAAAGTAGACATCAAGACAGGAGATATTAccagaggaaaagaaggacaTTTCACAGTGATAAGAGAGTATATTCAACAGGAAGACATAACAACCTGACTTGTCATTAATCCTAGTAACATTGCTTCAAAATACACGAAGCaaaaactgactttaaaaaaaacccataaacaaATCCAGTCATAGTTGGAGATTTAACACTTCTTTGAGTAGCTGATAGAAGAAGCACACAAGAAAATCCATAAGAATAAAGTGTatggaggctggcccggtggcgcagcggttaagtttgcatgttccacttctcagcggcccggggttcgctggttcggatcccgggtgcagacttggcaccgcttggcacgccatgctgtggtaggagtcccacgtataaagtagagggagatgggcacggatgttagctcaaggccaggattcctcagcaaaaaagaggaggactggcagtagttagctcagggctaatcttcctcaaaaaaaaaaaaaaaagaataaagtgtatGCAACACAATTAAGCACCTTGACTTAACTGACATTTACCTAATGCCACACCCAataagagcagaatacacattcaccaaaatagaccatatgtGGTGTCATAAAAACatttctcaataaatttaaaaagactgaattcATCCAGAATATGTCCttcaaccacaatggaattaatcTAGACatcaataaaagaaatcaaattaaacAATGTACTTCAcaaaccaaagaagaaatcagtttcatgtgttgtattttcattattgttcagTTCAAAAATGGGCAGGATGCAATTAAGGCTGAAAGGAAAATGCACAGCTATAATTGCAAATATTAGAAAGAAAGGATTAAAATTAATGACCTAAGCTTTTACCTCAGGAAGCCAgacaaaaggaaagcaaattaaaccaagacaaggaaaggaaattagaaagaGCGGAAACCAATGGAACAacgaaaaaaaaaatacaatcatgCTAATAGAAGCAAATAGAGCAtttgatgttatattttaacacccattcatgaaaaaaactcagcaaattaggaatagaagttCCTCACTCTGATAAAGGGCATCagatcatacttaatggtgaagtATTGAATGCTATCACCTAATACCAggagcaaggcaaggatgtccactcgcATCACTTTTAGTCAATACTGTACTGCATAGTCAAGGGTGACAGATATCAGAACAATGGTTGCCACATGGCGGGGTATTAACTGGAAAGGGACCTAAAGGAAACATATGGGGAAATGGAAATATTCTGCGTGTGGATTGGAGGATGGGTCACAcgaatatatacatttataaatctTCATTGGACTGCTCTTAAGAACATCAGGTTTCACTGTATGttaattacaaattaattttttttaagtactggAGATCCTAGCCAGTATAATAacattagagaagaaaaacaatctttatttgcagatgatatgattgtgtAAGAAATCcacagagggggctggcccagtggcacagcggttaacttcgcatgttccgcttcttggcaacCCAGCGTTCACCAGttccaatcccaggtgcagacatggcactgcttggcaaaagccatgctgtagcaggtgtcccatatataaagtagacgaagatgggcacggatgttagctcagggccagtgtttctcagcaaaaagaggaggattggcagtagttagctcagggctaatcttcctcaaacaaaaaaccaaaaaaaacccacaaaaagtggaattttattcagcagtaaaaaggaacaggCTTATAATGCATACAataacacagatgaatctcagaAATGTTAAGGTAAGCCTTACACAAGAGAAATAATGTATGATTCTCTTTATATGAAGGTCTAGAAGAGGCCAAAGTAGTCTatggtggaaaaaaaaatgtgaacagtAGTTGCCTTTGTTAAAGGCAAAGAAGTAACAAAGGAACTTTGTGAGATAATGAAAATGTCCTCACGCTTGATTTGGGTGACAATGATACATGTGTATACAGTTGTCAAAAGTTTtttattgtacacttaaaatttgtgcATTTAAGAAAGTTCcgttagcaaaaaaataaaaagccacaaTAACAAGATGGAGGgttgacttctcaacagaaaacATGGAGCCCAGAAGACAACAGCATGGTGGCAAGTgctgaaaaaagaaacaactgcCAACCTAAAATTCTCTGCCTAAAGTGTCTTTCCAAAATGATGAGGAAACAAAGTCATTTTCAGGCAAACACAAAGTGGGGGAATTTTGTCACTCTAAACGAAATGATAAAGGGAGCTcttcaggcaaaaggaaaatgatcccagatgGAATTACAGAAATGCCAAAGGCAATGAAAAGTACAAGGAagggcagagaagaaggaaaatataaacacTGACTGTAAAGCCCCTTTCCCCATCTCACCCGGGCAGGGATCTTGAGAGAGTCCTCTGTCCATCCTCCATGGCTCTACCCCGAGCTCCAGCTGGGCAACGATATGTGGCTTGGGGATCCCAGGCCCTGTCCAAGTGAGAGATCAGGCCGTCAGGTTTGGAGGAGAAGTCCTCCTAGGGTTCAGTGATCCCACGCTCCCAGCCAGGTCAGATCCACTCTGCAGAGACCCCAAGCAGACAGAATTCCACACAGGTCCCAGCCTCACCCACAGCGACCAGGTGCCTAAAGGTCTCCAGCATCACTTCGTGGTACAGGGTCCTCTGGGCGGGGCCCAGCAGCCTCCACTCCTCCTGGGTGAAGTCCACAGCCACGTCATGGAAGGTTACCTGCTCCTGAAACGTCAGCCCCCTGCCTGCTGAGCCAAGACCGTTATGTTCGCAAAGCTCCCGCAGGCGCAGGGAGAGGGGCCCACAAAGAACTTGAGCACAGGCCCAGGTGTGCAGGGAGACGTCGTGAAAGGGTTCTGGCTCCCGAGGGATACACTTGAGCCTTCCTGGGGCCACCGGGGGTCTGCATCAGCCGTTTCAGACGGGAGCCACCATAACCTCAAAATGTTTACCCCGTAAGAATCCCGCCCATTGCTTGATCACCTACTTATCTTCCATAAGATGGACACCTACAGTCCCCTTTGGGATACCCCTTCCTTTTTACACCACCAGGAACAAAAGGATGAAAATGTTAACATCTGCCGCTAACCACGTTAACGTTTGCCCCGGGTTTCCCTGGCTGGCCGGGAACGGTACTAAGCCCTCTGCCTCACGGAAGTTCGCCGAATCCTCACCACAGTCAGGAAGCGGTTCCCACCTCCCGGGGTCTGCTTTTTGGATTTTCACATGAGGCAGCTGAGCTCGGAGCAGCGTGCCGTCTCCCTTAGAACCAACTGAGAGGTGCTCCCTGCTAGAAGCAACCGCTTCGGACGCCGTCGCGGCCGGAACCCTGTCCCTGCCCGCGTGGCGG comes from Equus asinus isolate D_3611 breed Donkey chromosome 26, EquAss-T2T_v2, whole genome shotgun sequence and encodes:
- the LOC106846672 gene encoding zinc finger protein 8-like isoform X4; this encodes MTAAGPMAPRHPEQVTFHDVAVDFTQEEWRLLGPAQRTLYHEVMLETFRHLVAVGPGIPKPHIVAQLELGVEPWRMDRGLSQDPCPD